Part of the Clostridium sporogenes genome, TTAAGTTTAAAATAGCCCCCTTTAGCTTCTTTACCTGTAATTTCAATTTTCACATCTTTATTATCAGTATTAGAGATTCTTATAGTTTCATCTAATGTACCATTTTTATTAAATAATGTTTTTTTACCATCATATATCTTTATATTTAAATCTCCTGATTCAATTTTACTATTAATTTTTATATCATAACTAGATTTCTTAGAAGTTATTTTCTTTACACCTTTGCCATTAAAGTGCTTAAATTTAATATTATATTCATTACCACTAGAGTTCTCCGTCCACCATCTTGTTTCTCCATCCCACTTAACATCACTTATTGTAAAATCATTTTTATAATTTGTATCTAGATATTTATATATTCCAACACCACCTAGTAAACATATAACGACACCTACAATTATAAGTTTTTTCCCCTTACTCATTATAAATACCCTCCATTTTTAGTAGCTGTTATTATAAATATAGGGTTATTTGCTATAAGCATATTTGATTTTCCTTTAGCTTTACTTATAGCAACTTGAATACATTCTGTTTCATAATTTAATTTTTTTAATGTTTCTAACGCCCTATTTAAATTGTTTATGGTTATAAAATTTAAAACCATTGTGCCATTATTTAAAAGCTTGTTCCCATATCTACTTATTATTTCTTCTAGATTTCCGCCACTACCGCCTATGAATATGCTATTAAAACTATCATTTATATGTTCTTCTATTTCTAAGGCTTCTCCCTTTATTATCTTTAGATTTTCACAATTAAATTTATCTTTATTTTTCTTTATAATATCTAAAGCTTCCTCATCTTTTTCTATAGCTACAATTTGTCCTTTTGCACATATTTTTGCTGCTTGTATACTTATACTTCCTGTACCTGCTCCTACATCTAAAATCTTTGAATTTTCCTCTAAATTCATCTTAGCTATAGATAAAATTCTTATGTCCTCTTTAGTCATAGGACAACTTCCCCTTATAAATTCTTCATCTTTTATATATTTCATGGTCTTCCCCCTATTTTTATAGTCAATCAATAAAACTAATTTGTTTTATATTAT contains:
- the cbiT gene encoding precorrin-6Y C5,15-methyltransferase (decarboxylating) subunit CbiT, giving the protein MKYIKDEEFIRGSCPMTKEDIRILSIAKMNLEENSKILDVGAGTGSISIQAAKICAKGQIVAIEKDEEALDIIKKNKDKFNCENLKIIKGEALEIEEHINDSFNSIFIGGSGGNLEEIISRYGNKLLNNGTMVLNFITINNLNRALETLKKLNYETECIQVAISKAKGKSNMLIANNPIFIITATKNGGYL